The stretch of DNA TTTCAGAATATCCTCGTCTTTGCTTCTCCTTTCTTGGATCGACCGATAGATGTTTCGTTTGATTCGATCCGATCTCATATATATAATATTATCTTTGTTGATTGATGATTGCcttgtcaaaaaaaaaaaaacagatgtTCCGCTGCAAGAACGGCAAAGCGTACCTGTTCGGCAAGATGGTGAACGTGAACGTCGGTGAGAAGGACGACCGGATGATGACGACGGGGATGCACACCGTGTGCGACATCTTCTGCGTCGCCTGCGGATCCATCCTGGGCTGGAAGTACCTGGCCGCCGTCGAAAAGGCCCAGCGCTACAAGGAAGGCAAGTTCATCCTCGACAGGGGCGTGGTGGTGGCGGCAAGTCCTGGTGGTGGAGCTGGTGCTGGTGCTGCCCATGGGATGTGGCCGGACCACCAGCAGCAGACGAGCGGCGACGATGACGGCGACGACCAGGACAGCGATGAAGAATCTTCTGACCACCAGGATTAATTGATCGATCGATTCAATCATTGATTCCTGAGCatgcatccatccatccatgctTGTAAAtaccatctttcttcttcttttttgttTCCATCATCGCTGGCCAACTTGGCAAATGAAATGGAATGCATTTCTAGCTGATGCTGCTGTTGGTGGAAGTGACGACTCTGTTGTTTGCTTTCAGATTGTGACTCTGCTGTTGACATGTCAAACTGGGCAATGCAAGCTCTGTTTCTGTTGGTTCAATTCAGCACCGCTCTGCTGGGCTACCACTGACTGCATCTCTTCTTCGTCAGAGCAACACGCGCGCGCACACACCACTTGTTCCAGTCTCCACTCTCACTTGTCCTCACATTGTCTGAATGAACTGAACAAAACAAGCAGGATTCGTCACAATGTCTGTGGCCAATAAACTCTGAATGCATTCGAATGCGTGCGTTAGGTTGGGCTCAGCCAGGAGCAGGACGAAGCATTGCATGCATGCCAACCCGCTTTCGATCGGGTATCGTCCTTGATGCTTGTCGAAGCTTCCCGGCCCCGGGGGACACGTGTCGCGCGCTATTTGGCTTCTGGTCCGCCTGCCCACGTTGGGCCGAGCGACGGCCGCAAGGGTGGGCGGCTGACACGTATGCATATATGAGCACCGAGGTAGCCGCCCGCCGGCATGCTAGATCGGCGGCGAGCGCATGCAGCACGGCTCCATTGCCATGCGCCACGCGTCCGCCACGTCACGGACACGTGTCTTGGTGATCCGGTCCTCGAGCacccacatatatatatatatatatatatatatatatatatatatatatatatatcgcgGCATGAACGCATGCAGGTCGATGCATGCCCATCAACATCAAGCAAATTATTGCATTCAATTCAATCGACCGCCTAGCTTGCTTCATTGTTCGATCGACCGATCAGCagcaggagaggaggagga from Panicum hallii strain FIL2 chromosome 3, PHallii_v3.1, whole genome shotgun sequence encodes:
- the LOC112886320 gene encoding protein yippee-like → MGRLLLVSLPATGAVIYRCKHCDTPLAYGTDIISKMFRCKNGKAYLFGKMVNVNVGEKDDRMMTTGMHTVCDIFCVACGSILGWKYLAAVEKAQRYKEGKFILDRGVVVAASPGGGAGAGAAHGMWPDHQQQTSGDDDGDDQDSDEESSDHQD